One stretch of Riemerella columbina DNA includes these proteins:
- the polA gene encoding DNA polymerase I, which translates to MMDTTDKRLYLIDAYAMIFRGYYAFIRNPRLTTNGLDTSAIYGFTNSLIELIKRERPSHLAVVFDVGRQNIRHEDFSDYKANRAETPEAIKIAVPYIHRILEAMHIPILGVEGYEADDVIGTIAGKAEKQGYEVFMVTPDKDFAQLVTDHIKIYKPGLKGGDIEILGVPEVLAKYEIDHPKQIIDYLGMMGDSVDNIPGLEGVGEKTAKKFIKEFGSMENLLANTHQLKGKLKEKVEASAERGLLSKKLATILCDAPIAFNETEYDLETPDFETVKAVFEEIEFRRLYENLYRAFTQKETPAAAPVQENQPQTGGVQLDLFSDFEALEKSTTSKKNIQDTDHLYQYIDTEKGQRLLVENLLSQSAVCFDTETTSLDEMQAELIGLSFSYKKGLAYYVPIPEDRAAAQAVVERFRPFFENEEILKIAHNLKFDYKVLRQYQIEIQGALFDTMIAHYLLNPDGRHGMDYLSEMYLDYQPIEIESLIGKKGKNQKTLRAVSIEEQTQYAAEDADITFQLYELFAPQLKKEAVEAVFYDIEMPLVKVLAEMELAGVALDEAWLAQESIDLERDLKDLETQIFKFTKEPFNLNSPKQLGEVLFEELKLDAKAKKTKTGQYSTSEEVLQKLSGKHDIIQLILDYRQLQKLKSTYVDALPQQISPVDGRVHTTFAQTVAATGRLASNNPNLQNIPIRTLRGQQVRGAFVADQGFKIISADYSQIELRLIAEISGEDTMIKAFQNGEDIHASTASKLFNIPIEEVSKLQRSQAKTVNFGIIYGQSAFALAEQTGLSRAAAKQLIDSYYETYPKLKAFMVEQVKKARQQGYVETIMGRRRHLKDINSNNFVVRGHAERNAVNAPIQGSAADIIKLAMINISRTLSQQNLKTKMLLQVHDELVFEAPIDEVEQAQALIKTEMEQAYVTQVPLLTEVGIGDNWLEAH; encoded by the coding sequence ATGATGGATACCACAGACAAAAGGCTCTATTTAATAGATGCCTACGCAATGATTTTTAGGGGTTATTATGCCTTTATCAGAAACCCGAGATTGACCACCAACGGTTTAGATACCTCGGCTATTTATGGGTTTACCAACTCACTGATAGAGCTCATTAAAAGGGAAAGACCAAGCCATTTGGCGGTGGTTTTTGATGTGGGCAGGCAGAATATTAGGCACGAAGATTTTTCTGACTACAAAGCCAACCGTGCCGAAACACCAGAGGCGATAAAAATTGCGGTGCCTTATATCCATCGTATTTTGGAGGCTATGCACATTCCTATTTTGGGCGTGGAAGGCTATGAGGCAGATGATGTCATTGGCACTATTGCTGGCAAGGCGGAGAAACAAGGCTACGAAGTCTTTATGGTAACGCCAGACAAAGATTTTGCGCAACTCGTTACGGATCATATCAAAATCTATAAACCAGGACTAAAAGGTGGTGATATTGAGATTTTAGGCGTGCCGGAAGTTTTAGCCAAATATGAGATTGACCACCCTAAGCAAATCATAGATTATTTAGGAATGATGGGGGATAGCGTGGATAACATCCCAGGTTTAGAGGGCGTAGGAGAGAAGACCGCCAAAAAATTCATCAAAGAATTTGGGTCAATGGAAAATCTATTGGCAAACACCCACCAGCTGAAAGGCAAGTTAAAAGAAAAAGTGGAAGCATCGGCGGAGCGTGGTTTGTTGTCTAAAAAATTAGCCACCATCCTTTGTGATGCGCCTATTGCGTTTAACGAAACCGAATACGACTTAGAAACTCCAGATTTTGAGACGGTTAAAGCTGTGTTTGAAGAGATAGAATTTCGCCGTTTATACGAAAATCTTTATAGAGCTTTTACTCAAAAGGAAACCCCTGCGGCGGCGCCTGTTCAAGAAAATCAGCCTCAGACAGGGGGTGTGCAGTTGGACTTATTTTCAGACTTTGAGGCATTGGAGAAAAGCACCACCAGCAAGAAAAATATCCAAGATACCGACCACCTTTATCAATATATAGACACCGAAAAAGGGCAGCGGCTATTGGTGGAGAACTTACTCTCGCAGTCCGCCGTTTGCTTTGATACGGAGACCACGAGCTTAGATGAGATGCAAGCGGAACTGATTGGATTAAGCTTTTCTTATAAAAAAGGCTTGGCGTACTATGTGCCGATTCCTGAGGATAGAGCGGCGGCGCAGGCAGTGGTGGAGCGCTTCCGACCGTTTTTTGAAAATGAAGAAATCCTTAAAATCGCCCACAACCTCAAATTTGATTATAAAGTCCTACGGCAGTACCAAATTGAGATCCAAGGTGCCCTTTTTGATACGATGATTGCCCATTATTTGCTCAATCCTGATGGCAGACACGGTATGGATTACCTCTCGGAAATGTACTTGGATTATCAACCGATAGAGATAGAAAGTCTTATTGGCAAGAAAGGGAAAAATCAGAAAACGCTGCGTGCCGTTTCCATAGAGGAGCAAACCCAATATGCCGCCGAGGATGCCGATATTACTTTCCAGCTCTACGAATTATTTGCGCCACAACTTAAAAAAGAAGCGGTAGAGGCGGTGTTTTATGATATAGAAATGCCTTTGGTTAAAGTTTTAGCGGAGATGGAATTGGCTGGCGTAGCTCTTGATGAAGCGTGGTTAGCTCAAGAAAGCATAGACTTAGAGCGGGATTTAAAAGACTTAGAAACTCAGATTTTTAAATTCACAAAAGAACCGTTCAATCTGAACTCTCCCAAACAACTCGGCGAGGTTTTATTTGAAGAATTGAAATTAGATGCCAAAGCCAAGAAAACGAAAACAGGGCAATATTCCACCTCGGAGGAGGTGCTGCAAAAGCTTTCTGGCAAGCACGACATCATCCAACTGATTTTGGATTATCGCCAATTGCAGAAGCTTAAATCTACCTATGTAGATGCTTTGCCGCAGCAGATTAGCCCTGTTGATGGTAGGGTGCACACTACTTTTGCACAAACCGTGGCGGCTACGGGCAGGCTGGCGAGCAACAATCCAAATTTACAAAATATCCCCATCCGAACACTTAGAGGACAGCAGGTGCGTGGGGCTTTCGTGGCGGATCAGGGTTTTAAAATCATTTCTGCGGACTATTCTCAAATAGAGTTGAGGCTTATTGCGGAGATTTCCGGCGAAGACACGATGATTAAGGCGTTCCAAAATGGCGAAGACATCCACGCATCCACAGCTTCTAAATTGTTTAATATTCCGATAGAAGAAGTGTCAAAACTGCAACGAAGTCAGGCTAAAACGGTTAATTTCGGAATTATCTATGGGCAGAGTGCTTTTGCTTTGGCTGAACAAACGGGGCTTTCTCGGGCGGCAGCAAAACAGTTGATAGACTCGTATTATGAGACCTACCCTAAGCTCAAAGCTTTTATGGTGGAACAGGTCAAAAAAGCCCGCCAGCAGGGTTATGTAGAAACCATTATGGGTAGGCGCCGACATCTGAAAGACATCAATTCTAATAACTTTGTGGTGCGTGGTCACGCCGAACGAAATGCGGTGAATGCTCCAATCCAAGGCAGTGCTGCGGATATTATTAAATTAGCAATGATTAATATCAGCCGCACGCTTTCTCAGCAAAATTTAAAAACCAAAATGCTCCTCCAAGTGCATGATGAACTGGTTTTTGAGGCGCCTATAGATGAGGTAGAACAAGCCCAAGCGCTCATCAAAACAGAAATGGAACAGGCGTATGTTACCCAAGTGCCCCTCCTCACAGAGGTTGGCATCGGCGATAACTGGTTAGAAGCGCATTAG
- a CDS encoding porin family protein, with amino-acid sequence MRKTLLLGALALFGAANAQVKYGVKAGYNLSNVSAKAAVSSAKVLLGNKSGFSAGAFVEYGLGNNLSLQGEVLYTNVGAKATVDPSKISKQQLTEFGIDPDAIELNKAEATLSLNQISVPVSLKYTFNQFSLLGGFDVNFKAGVSTKIKADGQDVKSELEQDAGFKLDDAIKNELAGANFGLHLGGEYMFNNNIFVDARYNFGISSLNKNYTDYVSAKQRYFQVSVGYKF; translated from the coding sequence ATGAGAAAAACATTACTATTAGGTGCATTAGCACTTTTCGGAGCGGCAAATGCTCAAGTGAAATACGGTGTAAAGGCAGGTTATAACTTGTCTAATGTAAGTGCTAAAGCGGCAGTTTCCAGTGCAAAAGTTCTTTTAGGAAACAAGTCTGGCTTCAGTGCTGGTGCGTTTGTGGAGTACGGTTTAGGGAATAATCTAAGCCTTCAAGGTGAGGTGCTTTATACCAATGTAGGGGCAAAAGCAACTGTGGATCCCTCTAAAATTAGCAAGCAACAATTGACAGAGTTCGGGATTGACCCTGATGCCATTGAGCTAAATAAAGCGGAAGCCACTTTGTCTTTAAATCAAATTTCGGTACCTGTGTCTTTGAAATATACATTTAATCAATTTTCGCTTTTAGGCGGTTTTGATGTAAATTTTAAAGCTGGGGTAAGTACTAAAATTAAAGCTGATGGTCAAGATGTTAAGTCTGAATTAGAGCAAGATGCAGGATTTAAACTTGATGATGCCATCAAAAATGAATTGGCAGGGGCTAACTTTGGTCTTCACCTTGGCGGCGAGTATATGTTTAATAACAATATTTTTGTTGATGCCAGATATAACTTCGGTATTTCAAGTTTAAATAAAAACTATACCGACTATGTGAGCGCTAAAC